A segment of the Asinibacterium sp. OR53 genome:
TTGGGCTCCCTGGTACAAAAGCGTACCATCTTTATAGCTTTCCAGTTCCATGGTGGCTTTATCGGTTTCGATATCGGCCAGCACTTCACCTTTTTTAACAGCATCGCCCACTTTTTTATGCCATCCGGCAATCACACCTTCGGTCATGGTATCGCTCAAACGGGGCATCAGTACTACTTCTTCCATAGAAGCAACATCTAGTGCAGGAGCAGCAGCGGGGGCTGGAGTTGGAGCCGGTGCTGCCTGTGGAGCAGGCGCCGGAGCAGGCTCGGGAGCTTTCGTGGCTGAAGATGCACCACCCGTATACTTTGCTACCAGTGCCGAAACATCTTCACCAGCCTTACCAAAAATGGCCAACAGGTCGTTCACCTGTAATTTGCCACCGTTAGGAGTTCCTATATACAACAAAACACCATCCTGATAACTTTCCAGTTCCATGGTGGCTTTATCGGTTTCTATTTCAGCTAACAGGTCGCCTTTTTTAACGGTATCGCCCACTTTTTTATGCCAGGCGGCAATGACACCCTCCGTCATGGTATCGCTCAGCCGGGGCATTAATATCTCTTCAGCCATATTGATTCGATTGCTCTTTTAAATTGAGCCGTGAAATTAAGGAAAAAAGCGATTGGCATTGAAGCTTCTCTTACTGACCTTGTGCCAGACTATAAGCTTTTTTGTCTCCCCAGGCGTTCAATAACTCGGTAGAGCATATCTTGAAATCATTTGCCAGGCGCTTGTACAGTTCCAGGATATCGGTCTGGGTAACGGGTTCATCGCCCACACTTTCAAAGCGACAGGTATATTGATTCACCAGGTTGGTAAAAGAAGAGCCTTTGGGCCATACCTGTGTGCCCCGGTTGCTGATGGTAACCAGTTTGAACAGGTCTGACGTGTGTTGCAGGCATTTTTCCGCTACAATGCCCGGCTGTTCATTGCTTTCAATAAACATATCTACGCCTACAATATGTGCATGCTCCGTTTCCTTGCTCTCCAGCATGGGATTGCGGCTGAGCTTGAATATGGTAGGGGTTACCTCCTGGTTGGCAATGACCGGCTTGGGGTTATGAACGGGCTGTTTACCAAAATTACTGATGATCACCCGGGCAAAATCGGTGGTATTGAGTGATGGGGTCGATTTGTCGCCAAAATCTCCGGTGTGCTGACCGGATTCCAGCGTGTACAACAGCGCATTTTCCATCATAGCCGCCTCTTCCCGCAACCCAAGATGCCGGAGCAACGCGAAGCCGCTCAACAACAGAGCTGTGGGGTTGGCAATGTTCTTACCGGCAATATCAGGCGCCGTGCCGTGTACCGCTTCGAAAATGGAAATATGGTCGCCAATATTGGCCGAGGGGGCAAAGCCCAGTCCGCCTACCAGTCCCGCACAGAGATCGCTTACAATATCGCCCTGGAGGTTGGTAAGCACCACCACATCGAAAAGATCGGGGCGGCTCACTAGTTTCATGCAAAGATCATCCACGATCACATCATCGGCTTTCAGGTCGGGATACTCTTTGGCCACTTCATAAAACACTTCCAGAAAGAGGCCATCTGTAATTTTCATGATATTGGCCTTGTGTCCGCAGGTAATGCGCCTTGCGCCTTTTTTCCTGGCCATTTCAAAAGCATATCGGATCACCTGCATA
Coding sequences within it:
- a CDS encoding NADP-dependent isocitrate dehydrogenase is translated as MTKIAVAKGDGIGPEIMDAVLTIFNAAKVPLGYEFVDMGKWVFDKGYSNGMTPEAQQTIESLGILFKGPMETPKGKGVKSVNVTARKTWNTYANNRTFQTLHGVDTVFSKAGIPIDITIVRENIEDTYGGVEHMLTQDVALSRRFITRPGSMQVIRYAFEMARKKGARRITCGHKANIMKITDGLFLEVFYEVAKEYPDLKADDVIVDDLCMKLVSRPDLFDVVVLTNLQGDIVSDLCAGLVGGLGFAPSANIGDHISIFEAVHGTAPDIAGKNIANPTALLLSGFALLRHLGLREEAAMMENALLYTLESGQHTGDFGDKSTPSLNTTDFARVIISNFGKQPVHNPKPVIANQEVTPTIFKLSRNPMLESKETEHAHIVGVDMFIESNEQPGIVAEKCLQHTSDLFKLVTISNRGTQVWPKGSSFTNLVNQYTCRFESVGDEPVTQTDILELYKRLANDFKICSTELLNAWGDKKAYSLAQGQ